The following proteins are co-located in the Vanessa cardui chromosome 15, ilVanCard2.1, whole genome shotgun sequence genome:
- the LOC124535725 gene encoding uncharacterized protein LOC124535725, giving the protein MDPLTWLSLGLQFAALCSIVGALLLYLLRKVRVAEVLPVDSAKTVLVTSVDSALGLQIATYLSGKGWRVIAGCRQGGLGARLAESWLQAHVAATPEDQPPPRLATLELDVAREDLLEEAARATAQHLPAGEHGVWAVINTAGSSGRGGAPCWESALRSNVLGALRVARTFSPMLAAAAADHPYAGRLFYIGLTSDTACENLSRLDNDASEGNAGAAAVRWGTWGAARALRASLRARRLHVVLLHAPDLSAAEIYAPPVQLTLPSQPSSRPETPSSDVSSSTATCAVTMPGEAAEYSAKVLPTSALKVLEEALTSPSPRDSYYLKIKQDSWFTRMPSLRVAH; this is encoded by the exons ATGGACCCTCTCACGTGGTTGTCTCTGGGTCTGCAGTTTGCAGCATTATGCTCCATCGTGGGCGCACTACTTCTCTACTTGCTGCGAAAAGTGCGCGTGGCAGAGGTGCTGCCTGTTGACAGCGCCAAAACTGTGCTCGTAACCTCAGTTGACTCCGCGCTTGGACTTCAG ataGCTACCTACCTAAGCGGTAAAGGATGGCGTGTCATAGCTGGTTGTCGCCAAGGTGGACTCGGGGCTCGTTTGGCTGAATCCTGGCTACAGGCTCACGTGGCTGCCACCCCCGAAGACCAACCGCCGCCGAGGCTGGCTACACTGGAGTTGGATGTGGCGCGTGAGGATCTGTTAGAAGAAGCGGCTAGAGCAACAGCGCAACATTTACCAGCTGGCGAACATG gcgTATGGGCAGTTATCAATACAGCGGGCAGCAGCGGTCGCGGAGGGGCTCCCTGCTGGGAAAGCGCGCTGCGTAGTAACGTGCTCGGGGCGCTGCGTGTCGCGCGGACATTCTCCCCGATGCTTGCCGCTGCTGCCGCGGATCATCCCTATGCCGGACGACTATTCTACATtg GATTGACATCAGACACTGCTTGCGAGAACTTGTCTCGGTTAGACAACGATGCGAGCGAAGGGAACGCGGGAGCCGCTGCAGTGCGATGGGGAACTTGGGGCGCCGCGCGGGCGCTTCGAGCCTCCCTGCGCGCGCGCAGGCTACATGTCGTACTCTTACACGCGCCAGATCTATCTGCCGCCGAAATATATGCGCCGCCCGTACAGCTTACTCTACCAAGCCAGCCTTCAAG tCGCCCAGAAACCCCGAGTTCTGATGTGAGTTCATCCACTGCGACTTGCGCCGTCACCATGCCCGGGGAAGCGGCTGAATACAGCGCCAAGGTCCTGCCGACCAGTGCCTTGAAGGTTCTAGAAGAGGCACTCACAAGCCCTTCTCCGCGCGACTCCTACTACTTGAAGATTAAACAAGACTCTTGGTTCACGAGGATGCCCTCTCTGAGAGTCGCCCATTGA